The genomic interval ACCTCGAACTTGTCCACATAGCGCCCGGCCAGGTTGACCGACAGCCCGGACGGATCCGTGTATTCGACCCCGCCGGCCATCTTGTAACGCGGCGCATTCATCGAGATCTCCCGGCCGGTGCCCGGCTCGCCCAGCTCCTCGTCGTCGAAGAAGTTGTCGCTCACCCACGAGAAATTCCCGAACAGCGCCCAGCGCGCATTGGGCGTCCACTGCACGGCCACATCGGCTCCGTAGTAGTCCACATCCCCGAAGTTCACGTAGGAGAGCAGCAACTCGGGCTTGCGATTCGGATCGAAGTTTTCCGTCGGTTCGATCAGACCGATCGGGTTAGCCGCCAGACTTGCCGCCGCCTGACGGTAAATGTTCGCCAGCGCCTGCCGATTCAGACCGTAAGGTTGCAACTCTTCATCCGTAAAAGCATTTGCCACGGCTGTTGCCAGATCGCCTGCCACGCCGGGTGCCACCACCAGCGGCGTAAAGGGCTGCAACTCGCTGATGAAGTTTTTCTTGCGCGTGTAGTACAGGTCGATCGTTACCAGCAACTGGTTGGCGAACAACCCCTTGTAGCCCAGTTCGTAGGAGTTCGTGATCGTCTGGCGGGCGGCCGGGACGTTCTCCAGGCTCGTAAGCACCTCGCCTGACGTGTTCACCATCAATCCAGACGAAAAGCCCTTAATCTGGCTGGCCTTGGCCTTGCTCTGGAGATAGGCCACCAGCGGACCGGGCAACACGCCCTGCGCGGCCAGTCCGGCCGTCACCGCCTGGTAAGCCACGGCCAGCGGAATGCCCACGCCGGGCCAGGCGCGAATGCCGGGAATGAAGCTGGAAGTCTGCACCTGGCTCGGGAAGGTCCAGCCATCGACGGCCCCTACCCCGCGCACGCCGAACGGCCCGCGGTCTTCGATGAACAGATCCAGGAAGAGGTTCACCCCGGGCGGCGTCGTGAAGGCCCGGTTGTAGGTGGTGCGGAAGCTGTGCGTGGGTGAAGGCTTGAAGACAAGTGCCACGCGCGGCGAAAACTGCGTTTTCTGAATCACATCGTCGTAGTCCAGCCGCCCGGCCAGCACCACGTCGAGCTGCTCGGTCAGACGCGTCTCGGACTGAACGTAGCCGCCGATCTCGTTCGTCTCGTCGCGTCCCTCGAAGCGACCGTGGATCGTACCGCCCGTGCGGGGCACCGTTCGCCGGTAATCGGCTCCTACGATGAAGCTCTGGCGGTCGTCCAGCACGCTGAAGCTGTACTGCGCCTGGGCGGCCATCAGAAACGACTTTTCATAGACCTCGACGGGCGTCCGCACAAAGTGCGTGTTGCCGTCGTCATTCTGCGTGTAGAATACCTGTCCGAAGAACCCGCCGGCCTGCAGCCGGAGCTGGCCGAAGTAGTTGGCAAAGTTGTCCGTGGCGTTCTCGCCGGTATTGGCCAGAACCATCTGTTTGATCGAGGAATAGCCGCCGCTTGCCGTCAGCGTGGTCTGCGGCCCCAGCCGGTACTGCAGCGTGCCATAGACGTATCCCTGCCAGGTATCGTAATCGCGCCCCCCCCAGCGCGGGTGAATGGCCTCGAGCAATTCACGATCGTGTGGATCATTCGGGTCCAGTTTCCAGTCCTCACCCTGGCTGTAGTAGCCCACGATCTTGTAGCCCAGTCGGTCGTTGATAACGCCCGCATGGCGCAGCGCGCCCTGGATGATCGAGCGCTCGCCGCCGCCGAGCATCACCGACGTGCCCGGATAGGTCAGCGGATCTTTCGTGATGAAGTGAATCACACCCTGCTCCACGCCGGCCCCGTAGAGTGCCGAGTTGGGACCCCGCACGACTTCGATCCGGGCCAGGTCGATCGGCGCGATGGGCATCGACGAAAACTCATTGATGGCCAGGCTTGGCGTGGTGGCCTGTCGGTAATCGACCAGCGCATAGGTTTTGGCCACGAATACCGAGTTGAAGCCACGCAGCGATACCTGGAAACGATTCAGGCTGGACTGTGAAATGTCCACGCCCGGCGTGTAGCGCAGCGCGGCGGCCGTCGCATGCGTGGCCGTCTGCTCCAGATCGCGCGCGTCGAGCACCGAGATCGACGCGGGCGACTCCAGCACTTTTTCCTGACGGCGCGAGGCCGTCACCACCACGGGGTTCAGGCCGAGTTCGACCGGCGCCAGCGCCAGATCGACCGTTACCGTGGCACCGGCCGTCAGCGTGACCGTACGCCGGGCATCGGCGTAGCCGACGAAGCGGGCTACCACCTCGTAGGTACCGGCCGGCAGGTTTTCCAGCCGATAGCGGCCTTCCAGATCGGTTGCAGCTCCCCGAAAAGCCGCCGTCTCCCCGGGCCGATAAAGCACCACGTTGGCGCCGGGCAACGGATCACCGCTTTCGGCGTCGGTCACCCGGCCCTGCAGCGTGGCCATCGATTGCGCGGCCGCCAGACCGGGAAGGAGCACCAGCGCGGCCAGCAACCAGAGACGCGTGAGCATGTGGGGCATGGTCGTTTTCACAGGTTGGTTAACGGTGTTCACTTCCGGCGTTTATGAATCGTCCTGATCTGGTTTTTCAGGAAAAATTTTTCACGACAATCCGGCGATCTCCCGTTCGCGCTTGACCAGTTCCCGCCGCAGAATCTTACCCGAAAGTGTCTTGGGAATCTGATCGACGAACTCCACGCGCCGGATCTTCTTGTACGGTGCCACCCGCTCGGCCACGTAGGCCATCAGTTCTTCCGCCGTGGCCTGCATGCCGGGCTTGAGCACCACATAGGCCTTGGGCACCTCGCCCGCCTCTTCGTCAGGACTCGGCACGACGGCCACGTCGGCCACGGCCGGATGCCCCTGCAGAATCTCCTCCAGCTCGGCGGGAGCCACCTGATACCCCTTGTACTTGATCAGCTCTTTGACGCGATCGACGATGTACAGATAGCCGTCCTGATCCACACGGGCCACGTCGCCCGTATGCAGCCAGCCTTCCTCGTCAAGCGTGTCGCGCGTGGCCTGCGGGTTCTTCCAGTAGCCCTTCATGACCTGAGGCCCGCGGATCCACAGCTCGCCCGTCTCGCCCTCCGGCACGTCTTCGTGCGTGGCCACATCGACGATCCGGAATTCCGTGTTCGGTACGGCCACGCCCACCGACGAGAGCTTGATCGGAAAGCCGCGCGGCGTGAAGTGCGTCACCGGACTTGTCTCGGTCATGCCGTAGCCCTGGCGCACCGTCACGTTCAGGCGCTCGGCACACTGACGGGCCACCGGCTCGGGCAATGGTGCCGCGCCGGAGTTGACATAGCGGAGACTGGAGAGATCGTACTGATCCACCAGCGGGTGCTTGGCCAGCGCCAGGATGATCGGCGGCACCAGAAAGGCTGTGGTGATTCGATAGCGCTGGAGCAACTCCAGAAACTGCTCCAGATCGAAGCGCGGCATGGTCACCACCGTGGCCCCGGCATGCAGCGCCATGCTCATGATGACCGTCATGCCGTAGATGTGGTAAAACGGCAGAATGCCGATGAGCACCTCGTCGTCCTCGAACTGCTCGACGGCCATCGTCTGGGCAATATTCGCCACGATGTTGTAGTGCGTGAGCATGACGCCTTTGGGACGCCCCGTGGTGCCGCTCGAATACGGCAGCACCACCAGATCTTCGCGCGGGTTGATGTCCACGGCCGGCGGTTCGGTCCCGTGCTGCAGCAGCTCGGCCAGCGGCGTGGCCCCGTCGGCCTCCCCGATGACGATCACCTCCTCCACACCGGTGCGTTCGGCTGCCGCCCGGGCATTTTCCAGAAACAGCGGGAACGTCACCAGAAATCGCGCCCCGGCGTCTTCCAACTGGTGCGCCAGTTCATCGACCGTGTAGAGCGGATTGACCGTCGTCGTGATACCACCGGCCATCGCCACCCCGTAGAAGACCACGGCATACTCCGGCAGATTGGGGCTGTAGAGGGCCAGCACGTCGCCCTTGCGAAAGCCCCGGGCGGCCAGTCCGGCGGCAAAAGCCCGCGCCTGCTCCCGGAGCTGCGCGTAGGTGAGCGTGTGCCCGGTCATTCCCTCGATGAGCGCCGGCTTATCCGGGTGCTCATCTACCCGCTGAAAGACCATCTCCGGAAGCGGGATTTCCGGAATCTCCACATCGGGAAACGGGCTGCGGTAAATATGCATGGCGGATTTTTTCACTGATTGAAAGCGATTCCTTTAGCAAAGCTTCACTATAAAATAAACGCATGTTCACGCTTGTGCAAACCCATTCGGAAGGGATCGGCGACCGTTCAGACAAAAAGATCGGGCATCAATTCGCCCACGGACGGATCGACCGCGTAGGGGGTGAAGTCCGTGACACCCACCTGACGCAGTACGTCTTCGTCGATAAAGAAATTTCCGGTGCACCGGCGACTGGGCTGCGTCAGGATCACGTGCGCCGCATCGGCCACGATCTCGGGCTTGCGGGAGCGCCGCACCATCTCCTCACCGCCCAGCAGGTTGCGCACGGCCGCCGTCGCGATCGTCGTGCGCGGCCAGAGCGCATTGACGGCCACGCCCGCCTCCCGGAATTCCTCGGCCATGCCCAGCACGCACATCGACATGCCGTACTTCGAGAGCGTGTAGGCCAGGTGCGGCGCAAACCAGCGCGGCTCCAGCTTCAGCGGCGGCGACAGCACCAGAATGTGCGGATTCTCGGCCTTCATCAGGTGCGGCAGACAGGCCTGCGAGCAGGCAAACGTGGCGCGCACGTTCACCTGGTGCATCAGGTCAAAGCGCTTCATGGGCGTTTCGAGCGTACCGGCCAGGTAGATCGCGCTGGCATTGTTGACGAGCATGTCGATCCCCCCGAAATGGGCCACGGCCTGCTCCACGGCCTGCTGAATCTGATCCTCGAAGCGCACATCGACCGGGATCGGCAACGCCTCGCCTCCGGCCGCCCGTACCTCCTCGGCCGCCGTGTAGATCGTGCCCGGTAGCTTCGGATGCGGTTCGACGGTCTTGGCCGCAATTACGATACGCGCGCCGTCGCGCGCCGCCCGTAGCGCAATCGCCTTACCGATACCGCGGCTGGCGCCGGTGATGAACAGCACCTTCCCTTTCAGCGACCCGCCGGTTACAAACTCCATGATGCCCCTGGACTTTATTTCACAACTTGTCCATAGTATATTGAACGAGCGTTCATTCTCGCAATCCCCGAAACGATCATGCAGGAAGCCGTCCACGAAGAACTGCTCTTTGAATACGACGGGCCGGTGGCCGTGTTGACGCTGAACCGACCCGAACGGCGCAATGCGCTCAACCGCACGCTGGAAAAAGCGCTGCACGAAGCGTTGCTGCGCGTGCGGGACGATCCCGACATCCGGGCCGTGGTGCTGACCGGCGCCGGACCGGACTTCTGCTCAGGAGCCGACCTGAGTTCGTTTCAGGAGATCCCCTCCCCGGCCTTCGTCCGCCGCCACCTGCTGCAGGTCTATGGCCCCATCGTCGAGCTGATGACCTCCATCGAAAAGCCGATCATCGGGGCCATCAACGGCACGGCGGCCGGGGCCGGCTGCTCGCTGGCGCTGGCCTGCGACCTGCGCATCATGGCCGACGACGCCAGCCTGATGCTGGCCTTCAGCAACATCGGGCTGGTACCCGACATGGGTGCCACGTTCCTGCTGGTACGGCTGGTGGGCTACGCACGGGCTTTCGAGATGGCTGCCGAAGGCCAGCGCATTCCGGCCGGTCGCTGCCTCTCATGGGGGCTGGCCAACCGCATCGTGCCGGCCGACCGCCTGCAAGAAGAAGCACGGCGCTGGGCCCGCGAACTGGCCGCCCGCCCCACGCTGGCGCTGGGCCTGACCAAGACGGCGCTGCACCACGCACTCACGGCCACGCTCCGCGAAGCGATCGCCTACGAGGCGCTGCTCCAGCAGCAGTGCATCCAGAGCCACGACCACCGCGAGGGCATTCAGGCCTTCCTCGAAAAACGTCCCCCTGTGTTCACCGGCAACTGACAATGGAACTCTGGAAGCTGACGGCGCTCGAACTGGGCCGACTGATCGCCCGTCGGGAAGTGCGGGCCGTCGAGGTGGTCACACACTTTCTGGAGCGCATCGAAGCGCTGAACCCCACGATTAACGCCATCGTAACGCTCGACGCCGACGGGGCGCTGGCCGCCGCCCGCGCGGTGGACGAACGACTGGATCGCGGCGAGACGCTCGGACCGCTGGCGGGCGTGCCCGTTACCATCAAGGACCTGACCGAAACGAAGGGCCTGCGCACCACCTACGGCTCGGCGCTGCTGCGCGACCACGTGCCGGACGTCGATGCCGTGCTCGTCGAGCGCCTGCGGCGGGCCGGGCTGCCCATCCTCGGCAAAACGAACACGCCGGAGTTCGGCGGCAAGTTCGACACCGAAAACCGCCTCTTCGGCGCCACGCGCAACCCCTGGAAGCTCGACCACAGCCCGGGCGGCTCCTCGGGCGGAGCGGCCGCCCAGGTGGCCGCCGGGCTCGGACCGATCGCCCACGGCAACGACGGCGGCGGCTCGATTCGCGTACCGGCCTCCTGCTGCGGGGTGTTCGGTCTCAAGCCCCAGTTCGGGCGCGTCCCCTTCTGGCCGCGTCAGGATAGCTGGGCCACGCTGAACCACGAGGGGCCGATCGCCCGGAGCGTGCGCGACGCGGCGGCGCTGCTGGACCTTATGGCCGGACCGGACCCGCGCGACCCCTACAGCCTGCCGGGTCCGGTGCCGTCGTTTCTGGCGGCCTGCGAGGGCGACGTCCGGGGCCTCCGCGTGGCCTGGAGTCCCACGCCCGGCTACGGTCGCGTCGATCCCGAAGTGCAGGCGCTCTGCGAGGCGGCCGCGCGCACCTTCGAAGACCTGGGCTGCCACGTTGAAGAAGCCTCGGCCGGCCTGGACTTCCCCGCCGAGGCGTTTCTGGGCATCATTGTGCCCCGCATGGTGGCCCAGCTCGAACGCGACCTGCCGCCGGGCTTCGTCGAGCAGCTCGACCCCATGCTGGCCGTCTTTCTACCCTACGCCGACCAGCTTTCAGCCCGCGACGTGGCCCGCGCCGAATTCGCCCGTCTGCAGCTCTACGACCGCGTGGAAGCCTTCCTGCAGCGGTACGATCTCTGGCTGCTGCCCGTCATGGCCGCACCCCCGCATCGTTCCGGTGAGTTCGGCCCCACGGAAATCGCCGGACAACCGGTGGAAAGCCCGCTGGAGCCGTTCTTTACGTTTCCGTTCAACCTGACCGGCCATCCGGCCGCCAGTGTGCCCGCCGGCTTCACCCGCGACGGTCTGCCCGTCGGACTTCAGATCGTCGGTCGCCGCTTTGCCGAAACCACCGTGCTGCGTGCGGCGGCCTGCTACGAAGCGGCCCGTCCCTGGGCCGACCGCTGGCCTGAGATCGCGCAACAACCCGGAAAATCCTCATGAGCGAACCGCGTCCGCCATTTACCGCCGACCTGCGCGGCAAGGTGGCCCTCATCACCGGCGCCAGCCGGGGCATCGGCCGGGCCATTGCCGAGGCCTACGCGGCCGCCGGTGCCCGCGTGGTGCTGGCCGCCCGCAAGCCGGAAGGCCTCGAGACGGCGGCCGAAGCGATCCGACAGCGGGGCGGCGAAGCCCTGGCCGTCCCCACGCATACCGGCCACCCGGACGAGGTGGAGGTGCTGGTGGCCCGCGCCGTCGAAGCGTTCGGTGGCATCGACATCCTGGTCAACAACGCCGCCACCAACCCGCACTTTGGCCCCATCCTGACGGCCGAACCCTCCCACTGGGACAAAACCTTCGAGGTGAACGTCAAGGGCTATTTCTACACGGCCCGCGCCTGCCATCCGCACATGAAGCGGCGGGGCGGCGGTAAGATCATCAACGTCGCCTCGATCGCCGGGGTGCGGCCGCAGCCGGGCATGGGCGTCTATTGCGTCACGAAGGCGGCCGTGCTCATGCTGACCGAAGTGCTGGCGGCCGAGCTGGCCTCGGACAACATCCAGGTCAATGCGATCGTGCCCGGCTTCATCCGCACGCGCTTCAGCCGGGTGCTCTGGGAGACGCCCGCCCTGCACGACGCCATCGTCCAACAGATTCCCCAGCGCCGCATGGCCGAGCCCGAAGAACTCGTCGGCCTGGCGCTGTTTCTGGCTTCGAGCGCGTCCGACTACATGACGGGTGCCGCGCTCCCGATCGACGGCGGTCTCCTGATCGGCTACCCACCCATGCCCCTGCCATGAGCACGCAAGCGCTACCCGGTCCCCTGCTTGTCGAGGTGCAGTCGTTCCTCGAAAGCCGCGTTTATCCGCTGGAACGACGGCTGCTGCGGGAAGGATTGCACGCGCTCACCGACGAACTGGAGGCCCTCCGGGCCGAGGTGAAAGCGCGCGGCTGGTGGTGTCCGCCGCTGCCCCGACGGTTGGGCGGCATGGGACTGTCGCTCACCGAATTCGCCCACCTGAGCGAGCGTCTGGGTCGCACGCCGCTGGGCCATTACCTGTTCAACTGCCAGGCGCCCGACATCGGCAACATGGAGCTGCTGCTGGCACACGGCACGCCGGAGCAGCAGGAGCGCTTTCTGCTTCCGCTGGTGCAGGGCAAAATCCGGAGCTGCTTTGCGATGACCGAGCCGGAGCACGCCGGCTCCAATCCGGTCTGGCTCAGCACGACGGCCCGCCGCGAAGGAGACCACTACGTGCTCGACGGCCACAAGTGGTTCGTCACGGGCGCCGACGGGGCCGCCTTTGCCATCGTCATGGCCGTGACCAATCCCGAAGCCGAGCGGCCGCACGAACGGGCCAGCCTGCTGATCGTCCCCACCGACACGCCGGGCTTTCTGCACGTGCGCCGGCTGCCGGTCATGGGCGAACTCGGCGAAGGATGGATGAGCCATTCCGAAGTACGCTTCGAGCGGTGCCGCGTCCCGATGCACTACCGGCTGGGCCCCGAAGGAGCCGGCTTCGCGCTGGCTCAGGAGCGGCTGGGTCCCGGACGAATCCATCATGCCATGCGCTGGATCGGCATCTGCGAGCGGGCGCTGGAGCTGATGTGCCGTCATGCCCTGCGTCGCGAACTGGCGCCCGGTCATGTGCTGGCCGACCAGCAGGTGGTTCGCCACGCCATTGCCGACAGCCGGGCCGAGATCGAAGCCGCCCGCCATCTGGTGCTGGCCACGGCCGAAAAGATCGAACAGGCCGGATCCCACGCGGCCCGCGCCGACATCTCGCTGCTCAAGTTCTACGTGGCGGGGGTGCTGCAGCGGGTGCTCGATCGGGCGCTGCAGGTGCACGGCGCGCTGGGCATGACCGACGACACGATCCTTGCCTTCTGGTACCGCCACGAACGGGCCGCCCGCATCTACGACGGCCCGGACGAGGTGCACCGCGACCTGGTGGCCCGCCTGGAGCTGCGCCGCTACGTGGAACGCTGACCGACTACCCGCCATGTTCGTGCAGGAACCGCCCCGGCTGGACAACACCTACGAGGCCGACAGCCCGCTGCGCGGCTATCTGGCGCGCACGCTCCCCGCCGACGTGCTGCGCGAGATCGAGCCGGAGCTGCAGGAACTGGGCGCGCTGGCCGGCGGTCCGCTCTACCGCCTGCAGCTTGAAGACCGCGCCAGCGAGCCCGTCCACATTCCCTGGAGCGCCTGGGGCGAGCGCATCGACGAAGTGCGGCTGACGCGCGTCTGGCAGGAAGCCGAACCGCTGGCGGTTCGCTTCGGCCTGGTGGCCACGGCCTACGAGCAGGCGCACGGTGCGTTTTCACGCATCCATCAATTTGCCAAAGTGTACCTGTTCGCTCCCTCAACCGACATCTACGCCTGCCCGCTCGCCATGACCGACGGCGCCGCCCGCACGCTGCTCGACAGCGGCAACCGGCGCCTGATCGAGCGGGCGCTGCCCCACCTGACCAGCCGCGACCCCGCCACGTTCTGGACCAGTGGCCAGTGGATGACCGAGCTGACCGGCGGCTCGGACGTCGGCAGCAGCCAGACCGTGGCCCGCCGCGAAGCGGACGGCACCTGGCGCCTCTACGGCCGCAAGTGGTTCGTGTCGGCCATCACGTCGCAGATGGCGCTCATCCTGGCCCGCCCCGAGGGCAATCCCCCCGGCGGTCGGGGCCTGGCGCTGTTTTATGCAGAACTCCGGGACGAACGGGGCCGTCCCCGGGGGTTTCAGATCCTGCGCCTGAAGGACAAGCTGGGCACGCGCAAGCTTCCCACCGCCGAAGTGTTGCTGGAAGGGCTGCCGGCCGAGCCGGTGGCGGGAATGACTCACGGCACGCGGACCATCGCCCCCATGCTGAACGTCACGCGCACCTGGAACGCCATCACGGCCGCCGCCCTCATGCAGCGCGGCCTCCTGCTGGCCCGCGACTATGCCCGGCGACGCGTCGCCTTTGGCCGGCCGCTGGCCGAGCACCCGCTGCACCTCGACACGCTGGCCGGACTCCAGGCCGAAACGGCCGCCGCCTTTCACCTGGCTTTCTGCGTGGCCGAACTTATGGGCCGCGTCGAAACGGACGAGGCTTCCGACGACGAGCGCGCACTATTGCGACTGCTGACGCCGGTGGCCAAGCTGACCACGGCGCGCCAGGCCGTGGCCGTCCTCAGCGAAGTGCTCGAAGCCTTCGGCGGCGCCGGCTACGTCGAAGATACGGGGCTGCCCGTGCTGCTGCGCGACGCCCAGGTGCTGCCCATCTGGGAAGGCACCACGAACGTACTGGCGCTCGACGTGCTGCGCGCGCTCGAAGACACCGGCGGCCTGCAGGCCCTGCACCGCGCCTTCGACGTCTGGCTGCAGGACCTGCCCGACGCACTGGTGCCTCTGGCCCACGAAGCCCGGGCCGCCCTGCAGGCGGCCGACGCCTGGCTGGCCGAAACCGCCAGCGACCCTGTGCGCCTTCAGGCCGATGCCCGCCGCTTTGCGCTCACGCTCGGCCGGAGCACGGCGCTGGCGCTGCTGGTGCGCCAGGCCGCCTGGAGCCAGACGCACGGCGACGAGCGCCCGGCCGCTGCGGCCCGCCGTTTTGCCCGACACGGCGTCAACCTGCTCCCCACGGGCACACTCCCCGCGGACAACCGAATGCTGGCGCTGGACGAGCCGTCCCTGGACGCCCGGTAGGGACATTGTTTTAGGACAGCAACCTCGCGCAAATGGCGCACCCAGACGGCACGGTGCTTTCGTTCTGTGCCCGACTACCAGCATAAAGGCGTTCGTAGTAAGCCACGAAGGCGTCAGCCGACGTAGCGTCACCTGAGACGGCACTACGCTTCGCTCCGTGCCTGACTACAAGCGCGCTGGTCGTGCTTCAAACAGCAGGCTATAAACCTCACCAAAATGCTACAAAGGTTTACAGGTCAAAATCGCGAACTTCTTCGACACTATTTTTCGGAAGACTTCTACAAACGCGCCCTCAGCAAACCTCGAATGCAGACTGACGTGACACCTGGCGACATACCGCTTGGCACCCAAAAAACTGTCAGTGCGCATGAAGGGCATGCCCGAACTGGCCGAAGTCCGTCCTGAAGCCCGCTTCGACGAAGCCCGGCTGGCCGCCTTTCTGCGCGGCAAGCTGCCCGGCACCGAACGGCCGCTGCGCGTGTGGCAGTTCACGGGCGGCGCGGCCAATCTGACCTACCTGCTTGACTACGGCACCCATCAGTATGTGCTCCGACGCTCGCCGCCCGGTCCGCTGCCCCGCGGTGGACACGACATGCGGCGCGAATACACGGTGCTCTCGCGCCTCTGGCGGGCCTATCCGCCGGCACCCCGTGCCTTTCTGTTCTGCGACGATCCCGAGATCGTGGGCACGCCGTTTTTCGTGATGGAGCGACGGCACGGGGTCGTCGTGCGCACTGAGCTGCCCGAGGCTTTTCGGACGCACCCCGAGGCACCACGCCGGATGGCTCTGGCGCTCGTCGATGCGCTGGCCGACCTGCATGCCGTGGACTTCCGGGCCATCGGACTGGCCGACCTGGGCCGCCCCGAGGGGTTTATCGAGCGCCAGATCGAAGGCTGGTGGAAGCGCTGGGAAGCCGCCTGTACGATGGATCTGCCCGACCTGGCGGCCGTCTACGAGTGGCTGCGGGCCAACCGCCCCGCCCGGTCCGAGGCAACGCTGGTGCACAACGACTACAAGCTCGACAACGTGATGTTCGACCCGTCCGATCCGGGCCGCCTGGTGGCCGTCTTCGACTGGGACATGTGCACGCTGGGCGATCCGCTGAGCGATCTGGGTGCGCTGCTGGCCTACTGGGTGCGGCCGGACGATCCGCCTGTCTTTCGCGCGCTCACCACCATGCCGCTGGACGAACGCTTCCCCACACGGGACGAACTGGTGGCCCGTTACGCGGCGCGAACCGGCCGCCCGCTTCCCGACGTGCGCTTTTACCACGTGCTCGGCCTCTACCGCGTCACGGTCATCGTGGCCCAGCTCTACGCCCGCTACGTCCGGGGCCTGAGCCGCGACCCCCGCTATGCCGAGCTCGGCCGGGCGCTGCCCGCCCTGGCCCGCGCCGCCCGCACCGTGGCCGAAACGTGAGGCGCATGACTAACGGCCATCCGTCTTCGGCTCGGCCTCAAACGGAATGTCCAGCGCCCGCACCAGGAAGGCCCATTTGTCTGCTTCCATTTCGATGCGTTTCTGCGTGGGGATGCCGCCGCCGTGCCCGGCCCGCGTCTCGACCCGCAACAGGATAGGGTTGGTGCACCCCTGCGCCCGCTGCAGCGTGGCGGCAAACTTGTACGAATGGGCCGGCACGACGCGGTCGTCATGATCGGCGGTCATAATGAGTGTGGGCGGATAGCAGCGATGCAACCGCACATTGTGCAGCGGCGAGTAGGCATACAGAAAGCGGAAGTGCTCCGGGTTGTCCGGTGAGCCGTACTCCGGCACCCAGGCCCAGCCGATCGTGAACCGGTGATAGCGGAGCATGTCCAGCACCCCCACCTGCACAATCACGGCACCGAACAGCTCCGGCCGCTGCGTGAGCACCGCGCCGGTCAGCAGGCCCCCGTTGCTGGCCCCGCCGATCGCCAGACGCTTCGGCGACGTGTAGCCTTCCCGGA from Rhodothermus marinus carries:
- a CDS encoding TonB-dependent receptor, whose product is MPHMLTRLWLLAALVLLPGLAAAQSMATLQGRVTDAESGDPLPGANVVLYRPGETAAFRGAATDLEGRYRLENLPAGTYEVVARFVGYADARRTVTLTAGATVTVDLALAPVELGLNPVVVTASRRQEKVLESPASISVLDARDLEQTATHATAAALRYTPGVDISQSSLNRFQVSLRGFNSVFVAKTYALVDYRQATTPSLAINEFSSMPIAPIDLARIEVVRGPNSALYGAGVEQGVIHFITKDPLTYPGTSVMLGGGERSIIQGALRHAGVINDRLGYKIVGYYSQGEDWKLDPNDPHDRELLEAIHPRWGGRDYDTWQGYVYGTLQYRLGPQTTLTASGGYSSIKQMVLANTGENATDNFANYFGQLRLQAGGFFGQVFYTQNDDGNTHFVRTPVEVYEKSFLMAAQAQYSFSVLDDRQSFIVGADYRRTVPRTGGTIHGRFEGRDETNEIGGYVQSETRLTEQLDVVLAGRLDYDDVIQKTQFSPRVALVFKPSPTHSFRTTYNRAFTTPPGVNLFLDLFIEDRGPFGVRGVGAVDGWTFPSQVQTSSFIPGIRAWPGVGIPLAVAYQAVTAGLAAQGVLPGPLVAYLQSKAKASQIKGFSSGLMVNTSGEVLTSLENVPAARQTITNSYELGYKGLFANQLLVTIDLYYTRKKNFISELQPFTPLVVAPGVAGDLATAVANAFTDEELQPYGLNRQALANIYRQAAASLAANPIGLIEPTENFDPNRKPELLLSYVNFGDVDYYGADVAVQWTPNARWALFGNFSWVSDNFFDDEELGEPGTGREISMNAPRYKMAGGVEYTDPSGLSVNLAGRYVDKFEVRSGIFRGTVDSYFLLDLGLGYDLRRLTPGLRIDVLAQNVLNNEHREYIGAPKMGRLITTRLTYTVGGR
- a CDS encoding 4-coumarate--CoA ligase family protein — translated: MHIYRSPFPDVEIPEIPLPEMVFQRVDEHPDKPALIEGMTGHTLTYAQLREQARAFAAGLAARGFRKGDVLALYSPNLPEYAVVFYGVAMAGGITTTVNPLYTVDELAHQLEDAGARFLVTFPLFLENARAAAERTGVEEVIVIGEADGATPLAELLQHGTEPPAVDINPREDLVVLPYSSGTTGRPKGVMLTHYNIVANIAQTMAVEQFEDDEVLIGILPFYHIYGMTVIMSMALHAGATVVTMPRFDLEQFLELLQRYRITTAFLVPPIILALAKHPLVDQYDLSSLRYVNSGAAPLPEPVARQCAERLNVTVRQGYGMTETSPVTHFTPRGFPIKLSSVGVAVPNTEFRIVDVATHEDVPEGETGELWIRGPQVMKGYWKNPQATRDTLDEEGWLHTGDVARVDQDGYLYIVDRVKELIKYKGYQVAPAELEEILQGHPAVADVAVVPSPDEEAGEVPKAYVVLKPGMQATAEELMAYVAERVAPYKKIRRVEFVDQIPKTLSGKILRRELVKREREIAGLS
- a CDS encoding SDR family oxidoreductase — encoded protein: MEFVTGGSLKGKVLFITGASRGIGKAIALRAARDGARIVIAAKTVEPHPKLPGTIYTAAEEVRAAGGEALPIPVDVRFEDQIQQAVEQAVAHFGGIDMLVNNASAIYLAGTLETPMKRFDLMHQVNVRATFACSQACLPHLMKAENPHILVLSPPLKLEPRWFAPHLAYTLSKYGMSMCVLGMAEEFREAGVAVNALWPRTTIATAAVRNLLGGEEMVRRSRKPEIVADAAHVILTQPSRRCTGNFFIDEDVLRQVGVTDFTPYAVDPSVGELMPDLFV
- a CDS encoding enoyl-CoA hydratase/isomerase family protein; the protein is MQEAVHEELLFEYDGPVAVLTLNRPERRNALNRTLEKALHEALLRVRDDPDIRAVVLTGAGPDFCSGADLSSFQEIPSPAFVRRHLLQVYGPIVELMTSIEKPIIGAINGTAAGAGCSLALACDLRIMADDASLMLAFSNIGLVPDMGATFLLVRLVGYARAFEMAAEGQRIPAGRCLSWGLANRIVPADRLQEEARRWARELAARPTLALGLTKTALHHALTATLREAIAYEALLQQQCIQSHDHREGIQAFLEKRPPVFTGN
- a CDS encoding amidase; translated protein: MELWKLTALELGRLIARREVRAVEVVTHFLERIEALNPTINAIVTLDADGALAAARAVDERLDRGETLGPLAGVPVTIKDLTETKGLRTTYGSALLRDHVPDVDAVLVERLRRAGLPILGKTNTPEFGGKFDTENRLFGATRNPWKLDHSPGGSSGGAAAQVAAGLGPIAHGNDGGGSIRVPASCCGVFGLKPQFGRVPFWPRQDSWATLNHEGPIARSVRDAAALLDLMAGPDPRDPYSLPGPVPSFLAACEGDVRGLRVAWSPTPGYGRVDPEVQALCEAAARTFEDLGCHVEEASAGLDFPAEAFLGIIVPRMVAQLERDLPPGFVEQLDPMLAVFLPYADQLSARDVARAEFARLQLYDRVEAFLQRYDLWLLPVMAAPPHRSGEFGPTEIAGQPVESPLEPFFTFPFNLTGHPAASVPAGFTRDGLPVGLQIVGRRFAETTVLRAAACYEAARPWADRWPEIAQQPGKSS
- a CDS encoding SDR family NAD(P)-dependent oxidoreductase, with the protein product MSEPRPPFTADLRGKVALITGASRGIGRAIAEAYAAAGARVVLAARKPEGLETAAEAIRQRGGEALAVPTHTGHPDEVEVLVARAVEAFGGIDILVNNAATNPHFGPILTAEPSHWDKTFEVNVKGYFYTARACHPHMKRRGGGKIINVASIAGVRPQPGMGVYCVTKAAVLMLTEVLAAELASDNIQVNAIVPGFIRTRFSRVLWETPALHDAIVQQIPQRRMAEPEELVGLALFLASSASDYMTGAALPIDGGLLIGYPPMPLP